The following coding sequences are from one Primulina eburnea isolate SZY01 chromosome 15, ASM2296580v1, whole genome shotgun sequence window:
- the LOC140813559 gene encoding beta-xylosidase/alpha-L-arabinofuranosidase 2-like, whose product MAPARHVFSLCFYLFCIILSNSRLISGQNKAVFACDVSSNPGLKNFSFCDSSLDVKTRVSDLVSRLTLQEKIGWLVNGAKGVSRLGIPNYQWWSEALHGVSYVGPGTKFSGLVPGATSFPQVILTAATFNESLFEIIGKVVSTEARAMYNVGLAGLTFWSPNINIFRDPRWGRGQETPGEDPVLSSKYGAGYVRGLQQRDDGDKERLKVAACCKHYTAYDLDNWKGFQRYNFDAVVTKQDLDDTFQPPFKSCVLDGNVASVMCSYNQVNGKPTCGDPDLLAGVIRGQWNLNGYIVTDCDSLNEMFYTQKYTKTPEETAALSVNSGVDLNCGDFLSSFALGAVTKGLLNETVIDRAMSNNFATMMRLGFFDGDPSKQIYGNLGPKDVCTEANQELAREVARQGIVLLKNTEGSLPLSATSIQNLAVIGPNSNATHTMLGNYEGTPCKYTSPLKGLAALVATVYQPGCADVKCATAQVDAAKKVASMADAVVLVMGSDQSIEAESLDRVDITLPGQQKLLINSVAEVSKGPVILVLMTGGGVDVQFAKDNPNITSILWVGFPGEAGGAAIADVIFGLYNPGGKLPMTWYPQSYVDQVNMTNMNMRPDPETGYPGRTYRFYKGDTVFSFGDGLSYSQFSHSLVKAPQLISVQLQEDHECHSSTCKSINAVEDTCKNVAFDIHVRVKNTGKLSGSHTIFLFSTPPEVHNSPQKHLLDFEKLHLTPQGEELVRFSVDVCKHLSLVDENGNRKVALGLHVLHVGNLTHTLNVRI is encoded by the exons TGCGATGTTTCGAGCAATCCGGGGCTGAAGAATTTCAGCTTCTGTGATTCGTCATTGGATGTAAAAACCCGAGTGAGTGATCTGGTGAGCAGGCTGACATTGCAGGAGAAAATCGGGTGGCTAGTGAATGGTGCAAAGGGTGTCAGCAGGCTCGGAATCCCGAATTACCAGTGGTGGTCCGAGGCTTTACATGGAGTTTCCTACGTCGGACCGGGAACCAAGTTTTCGGGCCTGGTTCCTGGTGCCACCAGCTTCCCTCAGGTCATCCTCACTGCTGCAACATTCAATGAATCCCTCTTTGAAATCATTGGAAAG GTGGTCTCAACTGAGGCAAGAGCGATGTACAACGTTGGATTAGCCGGATTGACGTTTTGGTCCCCAAACATCAACATTTTCCGGGACCCCAGATGGGGACGGGGCCAAGAAACCCCGGGAGAAGACCCTGTACTTTCGAGCAAATATGGAGCAGGATATGTTCGAGGTCTGCAGCAAAGAGATGATGGTGATAAAGAAAGACTCAAAGTTGCTGCTTGCTGTAAACACTACACAGCTTATGATCTTGATAATTGGAAAGGGTTCCAAAGATACAATTTTGATGCTGTG GTGACCAAGCAAGATCTGGATGATACGTTCCAGCCCCCGTTCAAGAGCTGTGTTCTTGATGGAAATGTTGCAAGTGTGATGTGTTCCTATAATCAAGTTAATGGCAAGCCAACTTGTGGTGATCCTGATCTGTTAGCTGGCGTGATTCGAGGCCAATGGAACCTGAATGG GTACATTGTTACAGATTGTGATTCTTTGAATGAGATGTTTTATACTCAAAAGTACACCAAAACACCAGAAGAAACAGCTGCTTTGTCCGTGAACTCAG GCGTAGATCTTAACTGTGGAGATTTCTTGAGCAGTTTCGCACTAGGTGCGGTAACTAAGGGACTACTTAACGAGACAGTGATCGACAGAGCCATGTCTAACAATTTTGCGACAATGATGAGATTAGGATTCTTTGATGGTGATCCTAGTAAACAGATATATGGAAATCTTGGTCCAAAGGACGTCTGTACTGAAGCGAACCAAGAACTTGCACGTGAAGTTGCGCGACAAGGGATCGTTTTGCTCAAGAACACGGAGGGGTCGTTGCCCTTATCTGCCACTTCCATACAGAACTTGGCAGTCATTGGTCCTAACTCGAATGCAACTCACACCATGCTCGGAAATTACGAAG GCACTCCGTGCAAGTACACGAGTCCACTGAAGGGTCTTGCAGCCTTGGTTGCAACAGTGTATCAGCCTGGTTGTGCAGATGTGAAGTGTGCTACTGCTCAAGTAGACGCGGCCAAGAAAGTAGCATCAATGGCTGATGCTGTTGTTTTGGTGATGGGCTCGGATCAATCTATTGAGGCAGAAAGTCTCGATAGAGTCGACATTACTCTTCCAGGGCAGCAGAAACTTTTGATAAACTCGGTTGCAGAAGTATCGAAAGGACCTGTGATTCTAGTCTTAATGACCGGTGGAGGTGTGGATGTGCAGTTCGCGAAAGATAATCCTAATATTACGAGCATTCTTTGGGTAGGTTTCCCAGGAGAAGCCGGAGGAGCAGCAATCGCAGATGTAATCTTCGGATTATATAATCCAG GAGGTAAACTACCAATGACTTGGTACCCACAATCATATGTAGACCAAGTTAACATGACAAACATGAACATGAGACCGGACCCCGAGACCGGATACCCCGGTAGAACATATCGTTTCTACAAGGGCGACACGGTTTTCTCATTCGGGGATGGTCTAAGTTACTCTCAATTCTCTCACAGCTTAGTGAAAGCTCCACAGCTAATTTCCGTGCAATTGCAAGAAGATCACGAGTGTCATTCATCCACATGCAAGTCCATCAATGCGGTGGAAGACACTTGCAAGAATGTAGCTTTCGACATTCACGTGAGAGTAAAAAACACAGGAAAATTGAGTGGAAGCCACACCATTTTCTTGTTTTCGACCCCTCCAGAAGTTCACAATTCACCTCAGAAACACTTACTAGACTTTGAAAAGCTGCATTTGACACCACAGGGGGAAGAGTTGGTTCGATTCAGCGTCGATGTTTGCAAGCATTTGAGCCTGGTGGATGAAAATGGTAATCGTAAGGTGGCGCTGGGGCTGCATGTGCTTCACGTTGGAAACTTGACACACACATTGAATGTGAGGATTTGA